TCCGGCCATACAGGATCCCGTTCCTCGCTCGACTTGCGGAACGGCAAGACATCGAACTCACACTGTGTTTCGGCGGCGCCAAACCTGGCCTCGGAGCTCCGACACGTCCACCATCCGTCCCCGATCCTCGTATCCGGGTTCGGCCGGTGATCAATCGGTACTGGCCTCATGGCAAGCATCGGGTCGCGTGGCAGTCCGGCGCACTATCGATGCTGACCGGCGACTTCGACGTCCTCGTGCTCCCCGAGATCGTCCACAACTTGACGGTGTGGTCCATCGTTGCTCTCAGGCGCATCTTCGGGAAACGAATAGTTCTCTTCGGCTTCGGGTACCGTCCTCCCCCGGCGACATTCCTCGCCCGCGTTCGAGAAAAGGCTCGCCATCTCCTCATCTCACGCGCAGATGCGATCATCTCCTACACAGAACGCGGCCGGGAGGCCTGTCTGGCAGCAGGAGTGGACGGCTCACGCCTGTTCGTCAGTCAGAACACCCTGGATACCGAGTACTTGCGAGATCTCGCTCGGAACGTGCGTCCCGACGATCTGAACGAGATCCGCGATCGTCTGTCTCTCACCCGTCACGTGCTGATCTACGTCGGGCGCCTCGTACCGGAGAAACGAGTGAACGTGCTGGTCGACGCCGTCGTCGGCCTCCACCGGCAAGGAATCACGTGCTCCTTACTCGTCATCGGCGATGGCCCGGAGCGCCAATCACTCGAGAAACGCGCCGCCGGGCTGGACGACATTCACTTCCTCGGTGCAATCTACGACGACGAGCTACTCGCCCGATACTTCCTGCTGTCCGACATGTTGGTCATCCCGGGAGGAATCGGGCTTACCTGTGTCCACGGATTCAGCCACGGCGTCCCGAGCATCACCACCTCCGACACGTCCGTAGTCCAAAGCCCCGAGTATGCCTACCTCGAGGATGGTGAGAACTGTGTCATCGTGGACCGTCCCGATCCGTCGGCGTACGCCGAGGTGCTCAAACGACTGATCGATCATCCGCAAGAACTCGACACTCTCCGCGCCGGAGCAGCGCGCTCGGCGGAGCAACTGACAATGGCCGAGATGGTCGAGCAGTACACTGCCGCCATTTCCTTCGCTGCCGGACACCCACAAAGCTGAGGTCGATCCCGGCTTATTGCCGTTGCATCGAACCCGATGTGTCCAACCCATAC
Above is a genomic segment from Actinomycetota bacterium containing:
- a CDS encoding glycosyltransferase family 4 protein, with translation MPPEPIQVAWLLGTDLRPYRIPFLARLAERQDIELTLCFGGAKPGLGAPTRPPSVPDPRIRVRPVINRYWPHGKHRVAWQSGALSMLTGDFDVLVLPEIVHNLTVWSIVALRRIFGKRIVLFGFGYRPPPATFLARVREKARHLLISRADAIISYTERGREACLAAGVDGSRLFVSQNTLDTEYLRDLARNVRPDDLNEIRDRLSLTRHVLIYVGRLVPEKRVNVLVDAVVGLHRQGITCSLLVIGDGPERQSLEKRAAGLDDIHFLGAIYDDELLARYFLLSDMLVIPGGIGLTCVHGFSHGVPSITTSDTSVVQSPEYAYLEDGENCVIVDRPDPSAYAEVLKRLIDHPQELDTLRAGAARSAEQLTMAEMVEQYTAAISFAAGHPQS